Proteins co-encoded in one Stomoxys calcitrans chromosome 5, idStoCalc2.1, whole genome shotgun sequence genomic window:
- the LOC106080869 gene encoding DNA replication factor Cdt1 has product MAQPSIAAFFNTRKRAVAEDVTTIKNRRLLDNAEPTRQESNANIPSQNNPTNDAPQPQQEQNDDIAALKKMGMRTRTVVKRIGVQDPSQVPDSGVSPKKMSKIEENVKQQKLVEFIKKGTLSPRKKPAATKTKSRQKVNESTPTATIITAFTSQNNNKNMERGLKTPTKQIIKGSNTPLKQGELKSLVKKELTFDEVKTKVSRSAKLQELKASLARIQELEKTRKAQEERNRMLKESMQSPSKKTPVLQLKEFDKIELEVLTSPSKTFKTPTKLPPPTPDKNELMSPRHTDVSKRVLFSPAKLGSPSKLVVPPAYQRFMSLAETSKAGQLPLPYKYRHLIEIFKGLDSVCAMFHNRREVITFKKLKPAVQRMLRKNFYERHLAQIKCIFPEAFIFTQMKMRNYGSASKADYFQLVIAPNVENLPEKMKMNKIDEDDVLTSAQSNSMNPHVMTERLQRFQFLLLQKVKEEHEKFLKSLDPPLSIPKEKVTRWHPDFDLENCPEIPLANLPQPPNVEKYSSAKDILSTARNLFNCATPMERVMERYEAKIEAEKVKAENQKNLDNAKAETSKESQASMRAKEDSADKPAEQKDNATPVDAASTTATNPTAADATSNLLKGVPKSLLEKIRAKQAAKALDAMTRRPSQDQEAAKYSRLPEMARHLRNVFITERKGVLTQEIVIKKIQNSFRTSLTAQDIENHLKLMAKEVPAWVAFHEVRKTMYLKINKEMDLSKVIERLETVANEKSKM; this is encoded by the exons atGGCTCAACCTTCCATAGCAGCATTTTTTAATACCAGAAAACGTGCAGTTGCTGAAGATGTTACCACAATTAAAAATAGA cgcCTTTTGGACAATGCAGAACCCACTAGACAAGAATCAAATGCTAACATACCTTCACAAAATAATCCGACAAATGATGCGCCACAACCGCAACAAGAACAAAACGATGATATCGCTGCTCTTAAGAAGATGGGTATGCGTACCCGTACGGTGGTCAAACGCATTGGTGTGCAAGACCCTAGCCAAGTGCCCGACAGTGGAGTGTCGCCCAAGAAAATgtccaaaattgaagaaaatgttAAGCAACAAAAGCTTGTCGAATTCATTAAAAAGGGCACATTGTCGCCACGTAAGAAACCTGCGGCAACTAAAACAAAATCGCGCCAAAAAGTTAATGAGTCGACACCTACGGCTACCATAATAACAGCTTTCACCtcacaaaacaataacaaaaatatggAACGTGGCCTTAAGACACCCACCAAACAAATCATTAAAGGATCCAACACTCCCCTTAAACAGGGCGAACTTAAGTCGTTGGTGAAAAAGGAACTGACTTTTGATGAGGTAAAAACAAAAGTGTCACGTAGTGCTAAACTACAAGAACTTAAAGCTTCACTGGCTCGTATTCAAGAGTTGGAGAAGACACGCAAGGCACAGGAGGAGCGCAATCGTATGCTAAAAGAGAGCATGCAATCACCTTCTAAAAAGACTCCAGTTTTGCAATTGAAGGAATTCGATAAAATCGAATTGGAAGTTTTGACAAG TCCTTCGAAAACCTTTAAAACACCCACTAAACTTCCACCTCCAACACCGGATAAAAATGAGCTTATGTCACCACGCCACACTGATGTGTCCAAGCGTGTTCTCTTTAGCCCAGCCAAGCTGGGCTCTCCCTCAAAACTGGTTGTACCACCGGCCTATCAACGCTTTATGTCATTGGCTGAAACCAGTAAAGCTGGTCAACTGCCTTTGCCCTATAAATATCGTCATTTGATTGAGATATTCAAAGGTCTAGACTCGGTGTGCGCCATGTTTCATAATCGCCGTGAGGTTATAACATTCAAGAAATTGAAACCGGCCGTTCAAAGAATGTTGCgcaaaaatttctacgaaagaCATTTGGCACAAATCAAGTGCATCTTTCCGGAGGCTTTTATATTTACCCAAATGAAGATGCGCAATTATGGATCTGCCTCTAAGGCGGACTATTTCCAATTGGTCATTGCTCCTAATGTAGAGAACCTACcggaaaaaatgaaaatgaataaaaTCGATGAAGACGATGTGCTAACTTCGGCTCAGAGCAATTCTATGAATCCCCATGTAATGACAGAGAGATTACAGAGATTCCAATTTTTGCTATTGCAAAAAGTGAAAGAGGAACATGAGAAGTTTTTGAAATCATTGGATCCCCCTCTTTCTATACCCAAGGAAAAAGTAACACGTTGGCATCCAGATTTCGATTTGGAGAATTGTCCTGAGATACCATTGGCTAACTTGCCCCAACCTCCCAATGTGGAAAAATACTCATCGGCTAAAGATATACTGTCTACAGCTAGAAATCTATTTAATTGTGCCACACCCATGGAAAGGGTAATGGAACGTTATGAAGCTAAAATTGAAGCTGAAAAGGTAAAAGCAGAGAATCAGAAAAATCTGGATAATGCTAAAGCAGAAACTTCCAAAGAGTCTCAGGCATCAATGAGGGCTAAAGAGGATAGTGCGGACAAGCCAGCAGAGCAAAAAGATAATGCAACACCAGTAGACGCTGCCAGTACTACAGCCACAAATCCAACAGCAGCAGATGCTACATCGAATCTACTAAAAGGAGTGCCCAAATCGTTGCTGGAAAAGATACGAGCCAAACAGGCAGCCAAAGCTTTGGATGCCATGACTAGAAGGCCTTCGCAAGATCAGGAGGCTGCCAAATATTCACGTTTACCGGAAATGGCCCGCCATTTGCGTAATGTTTTCATAACTGAACGCAAAGGTGTGCTCACGCAAGAAATTGTCATTAAGAAAATTCAAAATAGTTTCCGTACCTCCCTAACAGCCCAAGATATTGAGAATCACCTAAAACTGATGGCCAAAGAGGTGCCTGCCTGGGTGGCATTTCATGAGGTACGCAAGACTATGTACTTGAAGATCAACAAAGAAATGGATTTAAGCAAAGTAATAGAACGTCTGGAAACGGTGGCAAATGAGAAGAGTAAAATGTAA
- the LOC106080839 gene encoding uncharacterized protein LOC106080839, which yields MFKPETEDMLPRMAPKPSGSSLGATELIVRPQVPEVSILFGQQANNLQPQNLQTNVQQAQQQTTSYAAWKKQMLPKVSFPAGLMQEGSTTSINNSNNTNSSPIQTTTAARSNLYPLRNSSSATATTTTSAGGISNGYGVNNPVSYATPPNSIPNCVYTVNGVVGNNPTAYRNNLESPCTYQPIQQQQQQILYRKSMEMTPPTAPSPRDVLTICAGTQTDAMSSPVSGQQNIPQNVATKKDIEEIKLIVQEMRHDQLYIMQMMEKFLSTQQIMAKSKMECKDVGIQVNINNMLDNVPAANGLESGAAAQIPLQPTTNKIIQQLKPSPNALQTPKGKPVAQSTAYRPNSPQSNRLQEYQQVPPPSSTAVQTQPAMNYLQWNQQIAAALPKPTTDKSLIMNELALKYLPREKLAELLNDLTLSPDLGVALKQVMQPSSNTPSTPLQNIENFERSPSDISNASYKYLKKYRLLPEDNIADAENENPVQYNGTPPNLQYVPLPSPIQQRPIPISNAPIGRLPQSPLARVETGSSNNKNNMLDLDNIKLQPKFL from the exons atGTTCAAACCAGAAACTGAAGATATGCTTCCAAGGATGGCTCCAAAGCCAAGTGGATCTTCTTTGGGTGCCACCGAGCTTATTGTACGACCGCAGGTGCCAGAAGTTTCGATATTATTTGGTCAACAGGCAAATAATCTACAGCCTCAAAATCTACAAACGAACGTCCAGCAAGCCCAACAACAGACAACTTCTTATGCGGCTTGGAAAAAGCAAATGCTTCCGAAAGTATCTTTTCCAGCTGGTCTGATGCAAGAGGGCTCAACGACAAGCAtaaataacagcaacaacacgaATAGCAGTCCCATTCAGACAACGACTGCAGCCCGTAGCAATTTATATCCTTTGAGAAACTCTTCGTCTgccactgctacaacaacaacatcagctgGGGGAATTTCAAATGGATACGGGGTCAATAATCCAGTATCATATGCCACCCCACCGAACTCAATTCCCAATTGTGTTTATACTGTTAATGGAGTTGTTGGAAACAATCCCACAGCTTACCGTAACAATTTAGAGAGTCCATGTACATATCAGCCTattcaacaacagcagcagcaaattTTATACAGAAAATCTATGGAAATGACACCACCAACTGCACCAAGCCCGAGGGATGTGCTAACAATTTGTGCTGGTACACAAACAGATGCTATGTCTTCACCAGTCTCTGGTCAACAAAATATACCCCAAAACGTGGCTACCAAAAAGGATATTGAAGAAATTAAGCTTATTGTGCAGGAGATGCGGCATGATCAGTTATATATCATGCAAATGATGGAAAAATTTCTGAGTACCCAACAAATTATGGCCAAATCAAAGATGGAATGTAAAGATGTCGGCATACAAGTGAATATAAACAACATGTTAG ATAATGTCCCCGCTGCAAATGGACTGGAAAGCGGAGCTGCAGCACAGATTCCTCTACAACCCACAACAAATAAAATTATACAACAACTAAAACCTAGCCCTAATGCCTTGCAAACACCTAAAGGAAAGCCTGTGGCCCAATCAACTGCCTATCGACCTAACTCTCCTCAATCGAATCGGTTACAGGAATACCAGCAGGTGCCACCTCCCTCCAGTACCGCCGTTCAAACACAGCCGGCTATGAATTATTTACAATGGAACCAACAAATAGCAGCTGCGTTGCCCAAACCGACAACTGATAAAAGTTTAATAATGAATGAATTGGctttaaaatatttaccaaGGGAAAAACTTGCTGAACTTTTAAATGACTTGACTTTATCTCCAGATTTAGGCGTAGCGCTAAAACAAGTAATGCAACCATCTTCGAATACTCCTTCAACACCTTTGcaaaacattgaaaattttgagcGAAGCCCTTCGGATATTTCAAATGCATCGTATaaatatctaaaaaaatatCGTCTCTTACCCGAAGATAACATTGCAGATGCTGAAAATGAGAATCCCGTACAATATAATGGTACACCCCCAAATCTGCAGTACGTACCATTGCCCTCACCTATTCAACAGAGACCCATACCTATTTCAAATGCACCAATAGGACGTTTACCACAATCTCCATTGGCTAGAGTAGAAACAGGATCatctaataataaaaataatatgttaGATCTGGACAACATAAAGCTTCAGCCCAAGTTTTTGTAA
- the LOC106080860 gene encoding zinc finger protein 436, giving the protein MAENENFDYIEDGEWYAYEYEEPYGSVTGNVDTLQPSQTITDQNLHIEHNIIKYETEHIKEGQRDCITDELNVEINGNDFSKHNLVLKECITELGLIKQSYFCQECSMEYNDINEFLLEHPGIELLSENPENDVQDFPGEDIVEEALHEKVEHADILWDLVENVVEGEKAIEPASEVIEYEGPKSPLRKEGADTDKEQYFCYECQGIFNDLQTAEDHECGTLGIPVADLEEPPKEENDVNAYICTYCNLMCISYEELSMHMTNCDEEETVPLTTTPATFSCNLCKKVFHNQRTYNNHMRFHRNKQLEIAEGPVKCDICNTFFETAKNLKLHMKMHNERSLKSIQEALPAGALPEYNELNQFFCEICNKSFDQKLLIIHKNMHQNVEEYNCSKCNKQFDNATNYEMHIQMHNETKGNKSKQTVVRNQDLFGNGQAHKKHACQYCGKEFLRPYEKVKHERIHTGEKPFNCEVCGKTFRVSYSLTLHLRTHTDIRPYVCATCNKRFKQQSVYAHHLKTHLAERQYKCEECGKSFRTSVQLCGHRNSHKRPYSCTECNRSFVSMYAVKMHMKTHKKGDKGMKILKNRCHLCGATYAHLFALRLHLKEKHGVDMEPQQLLEQQKALSNDTACDNGEDFINEDDDNFVGDDELDNNNDGNKLNGIDHDDDMDETMAATQTILPREETTIDDNLHAEEIITDWLK; this is encoded by the exons ATGGCAG AAAATGAGAACTTTGATTATATCGAAGATGGAGAGTGGTACGCATATGAATATGAGGAACCTTATGGAAGTGTCACGGGAAATGTTGACACGTTGCAGCCTTCGCAAACAATTACAGACCAAAATCTTCATATAGAACATAATATCATCAAATATGAAACAGAACATATCAAAGAAGGGCAACGTGATTGTATTACAGACGAGTTGAATGTAGAAATCAATGGGAACGATTTTTCCAAACATAACCTTGTATTAAAAGAATGCATAACCGAACTGGGGCTAATAAAACAGAGCTATTTCTGTCAAGAATGTTCCATGGAATACAATGATATCAATGAATTCCTACTCGAACATCCCGGCATAGAATTATTGAGTGAAAATCCAGAAAATGATGTGCAAGACTTCCCTGGGGAAGACATTGTTGAGGAGGCATTGCATGAAAAGGTGGAACATGCAGATATATTGTGGGATTTAGTGGAAAATGTTGTTGAAGGTGAAAAGGCGATAGAGCCTGCATCAGAAGTTATTGAATATGAAGGGCCAAAATCTCCTTTGAGAAAGGAAGGTGCGGATACCGATAAAGAACAATACTTCTGCTACGAATGCCAAGGtatattcaatgatttgcagACAGCAGAAGATCATGAATGTGGCACGCTGGGCATACCTGTAGCTGACTTGGAGGAGCCACCGAAGGAGGAGAACGATGTTAATGCTTATATATGTACGTACTGCAATCTAATGTGTATATCGTATGAGGAACTTTCAATGCATATGACAAATTGCGATGAGGAG GAAACAGTACCATTAACAACAACTCCAGCCACATTTAGCTGTAATTTGTGCAAAAAAGTCTTTCATAATCAGCGCACATATAATAATCACATGCGCTTCCACAGAAATAAACAATTGGAGATTGCTGAAGGACCTGTTAAATGTGACATATGTAATACATTCTTTGAAACGgctaaaaatttaaa ATTACACATGAAGATGCATAATGAGCGTTCACTAAAATCCATTCAGGAGGCATTGCCAGCAGGCGCTCTACCCGAGTACAACGAATTGaatcaatttttttgtgaaatctgCAACAAAAG TTTCGATCAAAAACTTCTAATCATACACAAGAATATGCATCAAAATGTCGAAGAATATAATTGCAGCAAATGCAACAAGCAATTCGATAATGCAACTAACTATGAAATGCATATACAAATGCATAATGAGACGAAGGGAAATAAAAGCAAACAGACGGTGGTGCGAAATCAGGATTTATTCGGCAATGGCCAGGCACACAAAAAACATGCTTGCCAATATTGTGGCAAGGAATTTTTACGTCCCTACGAAAAGGTGAAACATGAACGTATACACACTGGAGAAAAACCTTTCAACTGTGAGGTATGTGGCAAAACGTTCCGTGTTTCCTATTCGTTAACCTTACACTTGCGTACCCACACCGATATTCGACCCTATGTTTGTGCCACCTGTAATAAGAGATTCAAACAACAGTCGGTCTATGCGCATCATCTGAAAACCCATTTGGCGGAACGTCAATATAAATGTGAGGAATGTGGAAAAAGTTTTCGTACGTCAGTACAACTATGTGGCCATCGGAATAGTCATAAAAGACCCTACAGTTGCACCGAATGCAATCGGTCCTTTGTCTCAATGTATGCCGTCAAGATGCACATGAAAACGCACAAAAAGGGTGATAAAGGAATGAAAATCCTAAAAAATCGTTGCCATTTGTGTGGAGCAACATATGCACATTTGTTTGCTTTGCGCCTTCATTTAAAAGAAAAGCATGGCGTTGATATGGAACCGCAACAGCTATTGGAACAACAGAAGGCTTTGTCGAATGACACTGCATGTGATAATGGGGAAGATTTTATCAATGAAGACGATGACAATTTTGTTGGTGATGATGAGCTAGACAATAATAATGATGGCAACAAATTAAATGGTATTGATCACGATGATGATATGGATGAAACTATGGCAGCAACTCAAACCATTTTGCCGAGGGAAGAG ACTACAATTGATGACAATTTGCATGCAGAAGAAATTATAACGGATTGGTTGAAATAG